A window of Lepidochelys kempii isolate rLepKem1 chromosome 1, rLepKem1.hap2, whole genome shotgun sequence contains these coding sequences:
- the TENT5C gene encoding terminal nucleotidyltransferase 5C — translation MAGKGSNTDCMSCSVLSWEQVSRLHEVLTEVVPIHGRGNFPTLKITLKDIVQTVRNRLDEAGIQVHDVRLNGSAAGHVLVKDNGLGCKDLDLIFQVSLPTEAEFQLVRDVVLRSLLNFLPEGVSKLKISPMTLKEAYIQKLVKVSTETDRWSLISLSNKHGRNVELKFVDRIRRQFEFSVDSFQIILDALLFYYDCSENPMSEHFHPTVIGESMYGDFEAAFDHLRNRLIATKNPEEIRGGGLLKYSNLLVRDFQPMDKEEIKTLERYMCSRFFIDFPDILDQQRKLETYLQNHFSKEERSKYDYLMILRRVVNSSTVCLMGHERRQTLNLISLLALRVLAEQNIIPNATNVTCYYQPAPYVSDGNFSNYYIANSPIPYSQSYPTWLPCN, via the coding sequence ATGGCAGGCAAAGGAAGTAATACTGATTGCATGTCATGCAGTGTACTGAGCTGGGAGCAGGTCAGCCGTCTGCATGAGGTTCTGACAGAGGTGGTTCCAATCCATGGACGGGGCAACTTCCCAACACTGAAAATAACCCTGAAGGACATTGTTCAGACTGTTCGCAACAGGCTGGATGAGGCAGGCATCCAAGTACACGATGTCCGGCTGAATGGTTCTGCAGCTGGTCACGTCTTGGTCAAGGATAATGGACTGGGTTGCAAAGATCTGGACCTAATTTTTCAAGTGTCCCTTCCAACTGAAGCTGAGTTTCAGCTAGTCCGAGATGTGGTGTTGCGGTCCCTCTTAAACTTCTTGCCAGAGGGGGTGAGCAAACTAAAAATCAGCCCAATGACACTGAAAGAAGCCTACATCCAGAAGCTAGTGAAAGTATCCACAGAGACGGACCGATGGAGCTTAATATCTCTCTCCAACAAACATGGCAGGAATGTAGAGCTGAAGTTTGTAGATCGCATACGACGACAGTTTGAGTTCAGTGTGGACTCCTTCCAAATCATACTAGATGCCTTGCTTTTTTACTATGACTGCTCAGAAAATCCGATGTCGGAGCACTTCCATCCAACTGTAATTGGAGAGAGTATGTATGGAGACTTTGAGGCAGCCTTTGACCACCTCCGAAACAGACTGATAGCTACCAAGAATCCTGAGGAGATCAGAGGTGGTGGGCTCCTGAAGTACAGCAACCTCTTAGTGCGGGATTTCCAGCCTATGGACAAGGAGGAGATTAAAACTCTAGAGCGCTACATGTGCTCCCGGTTCTTCATAGACTTCCCTGACATCCTGGATCAGCAACGCAAACTGGAGACTTACCTCCAGAACCACTTCTCCAAAGAGGAGAGAAGCAAATATGACTATCTCATGATCCTGCGCAGGGTGGTAAATTCAAGCACAGTGTGCCTCATGGGACATGAGCGGAGACAGACTCTCAACCTGATCTCGCTGCTAGCACTTAGAGTGTTGGCAGAACAAAACATCATACCTAATGCCACTAATGTTACCTGTTATTATCAGCCAGCACCCTATGTCAGCGATGGGAACTTCAGCAACTACTATATTGCAAACTCTCCCATCCCCTATAGCCAGTCTTATCCCACCTGGCTGCCTTGTAACTAA